The Gammaproteobacteria bacterium genome has a window encoding:
- a CDS encoding polyprenyl synthetase family protein gives METQITEITSQISGELAQVDALIERRLHSGLPLVGELGGHVTGGGKRLRPVLVLLSALVGGGVRRGHLELAAGIEFIHSATLLHDDVVDDSALRRGRRTARDIWGNAASVLVGDFLYSRAFQMICEIGHAGLPAALSRATNVIAEGEVRQLVNLRRADTGEDEYLRVIECKTAALFEVACRGGAMVAGAGGEVLECAAGYGLNTGLAFQLVDDLLDYTGAGTGKTRGQDLREGKPTLPFIHALAHCGPRDADALRGAFGGDDGLDAALAVFEAAGSLDYTRERARHYAARARECLAPLAASPGKAALEALAGFVVERER, from the coding sequence ATGGAAACGCAAATCACTGAAATTACATCACAAATCAGCGGCGAACTGGCGCAGGTGGACGCGCTGATAGAGCGCCGCCTGCATTCCGGCCTGCCGCTGGTCGGGGAATTGGGCGGCCATGTCACCGGCGGCGGCAAGCGCCTGCGCCCGGTGCTGGTGCTGCTGTCGGCGCTGGTCGGCGGCGGCGTGCGCCGCGGCCACCTGGAACTGGCGGCGGGCATCGAGTTCATCCACAGCGCGACGCTGCTGCACGACGATGTCGTGGACGACTCGGCGCTGCGCCGCGGCAGGCGGACGGCGCGCGACATCTGGGGCAACGCCGCCAGCGTGCTGGTCGGCGACTTTCTTTATTCGCGCGCGTTTCAGATGATCTGCGAAATCGGCCACGCCGGCCTGCCTGCGGCGCTGTCGCGCGCGACCAATGTCATCGCCGAGGGCGAGGTGCGGCAACTGGTCAACCTGCGCCGCGCCGACACCGGCGAGGACGAATACCTGCGCGTCATCGAGTGCAAGACCGCGGCGCTGTTCGAGGTCGCCTGCCGCGGCGGCGCGATGGTCGCCGGCGCCGGCGGCGAGGTGCTGGAATGCGCCGCCGGCTACGGGCTTAACACCGGGCTTGCGTTTCAACTGGTGGACGACCTGCTCGACTACACCGGCGCCGGCACCGGCAAGACCCGCGGCCAGGACCTGCGCGAGGGCAAGCCGACGCTGCCCTTCATTCACGCGCTCGCGCATTGCGGGCCGCGCGACGCCGACGCGCTGCGCGGCGCCTTCGGCGGCGACGACGGCCTCGACGCGGCGCTGGCGGTGTTTGAGGCCGCCGGTTCGCTCGACTACACGCGCGAGCGCGCGCGCCACTACGCCGCCCGCGCCCGCGAATGCCTGGCGCCGTTGGCGGCCTCGCCGGGCAAGGCGGCGCTTGAGGCGCTGGCCGGTTTCGTCGTCGAGCGCGAGCGCTGA
- the rplU gene encoding 50S ribosomal protein L21 → MYAVIATGGRQYKVSPGDVIRVGKLGTEEGKAVVFDKVLLVNNDGNLDIGAPYLENSAVAGKVVRHGRDEKIRVIRFKRRKRHLRRLGHRQPFTAVEITGINP, encoded by the coding sequence ATTTACGCGGTCATCGCCACCGGCGGCAGACAATACAAGGTGTCGCCGGGGGATGTCATTCGTGTCGGGAAACTCGGCACGGAGGAAGGCAAGGCGGTTGTTTTCGACAAGGTGCTGCTGGTGAACAACGACGGCAACCTCGACATCGGCGCGCCCTACCTTGAGAACAGCGCCGTCGCCGGGAAAGTCGTGCGCCATGGCCGCGACGAAAAAATCCGCGTCATCCGGTTCAAGCGGCGCAAACGCCATTTGCGCCGCCTTGGGCACCGCCAGCCGTTCACCGCGGTTGAAATCACCGGCATCAACCCGTAA
- the rpmA gene encoding 50S ribosomal protein L27 has translation MAHKKAGGSTRNGRDSESKRLGVKKFGGETVRAGNILVRQRGTHFHAGANVGCGRDHTLFALTAGAVVFARKGARRRRTVSVVPA, from the coding sequence ATGGCGCACAAGAAAGCGGGCGGCAGCACGCGCAACGGCAGGGATTCCGAATCGAAACGCCTCGGCGTCAAGAAATTCGGCGGCGAGACGGTGCGGGCCGGCAACATCCTCGTGCGCCAGCGCGGCACCCACTTCCACGCCGGCGCCAATGTCGGCTGCGGGCGCGACCACACGCTGTTCGCGCTGACGGCGGGCGCCGTCGTGTTCGCGCGCAAAGGCGCGCGGCGCAGGCGCACCGTCAGCGTCGTCCCCGCCTGA
- the obgE gene encoding GTPase ObgE: MKFVDETEITIMAGDGGGGCVSFHRARSLPHGGPDGGDGGDGGGVWLTGDENLNTLVDFRNRRLFRAGNGRPGRGGNRTGANGEDLLLRVPPGTAVHNTETAELIGDITQPGRRLLVAKGGARGLGNTRFKSSTNQAPRRSTPGGKGECRTLRLELKLLADVGLVGPPNVGKSTLVAAVSAAHPKIADYPFTTLYPVLGVVKTGDYDSFVIADIPGLIEGAADGVGLGTQFLKHLQRTRLLLHLVDIGGGEPAAAGKRLVRSLEKEMERFDAALIGKERWLVCTRADTATPAEGDERCRQLVAELNWRRPWFKISAVSGEGLGELTRAITRRLRAGIAEAPATAAAVA, translated from the coding sequence ATGAAATTCGTTGACGAGACTGAAATCACCATCATGGCCGGTGACGGCGGCGGCGGCTGCGTCAGTTTTCACCGCGCGCGTTCGCTGCCGCACGGCGGCCCCGACGGCGGCGACGGCGGCGACGGCGGCGGCGTCTGGCTGACGGGCGACGAAAACCTCAACACGCTGGTGGACTTCCGCAACCGCCGCCTGTTCCGCGCCGGCAACGGGCGCCCGGGGCGCGGCGGCAACCGCACCGGCGCCAATGGCGAAGACCTGCTGCTGCGCGTGCCGCCCGGCACCGCCGTGCACAACACCGAAACCGCCGAGTTGATTGGCGACATCACGCAGCCCGGCCGGCGCCTGCTGGTCGCCAAAGGCGGCGCCCGCGGCCTCGGCAACACCCGCTTCAAGTCCTCGACCAACCAGGCGCCGCGGCGCTCGACGCCGGGCGGCAAGGGCGAGTGCCGCACGCTGCGGCTGGAGTTGAAACTGCTGGCCGATGTCGGCCTGGTGGGGCCGCCCAATGTCGGCAAATCCACGCTGGTGGCGGCGGTCAGCGCGGCGCACCCGAAAATCGCCGACTACCCGTTCACAACGCTTTATCCGGTGCTCGGCGTCGTCAAGACCGGCGACTACGACAGTTTTGTCATCGCCGACATTCCCGGCCTGATTGAGGGCGCCGCCGACGGCGTCGGCCTCGGCACGCAGTTTCTGAAACACTTGCAGCGAACGCGCCTGCTGCTGCATCTGGTGGACATCGGCGGCGGTGAACCGGCGGCGGCGGGCAAACGCCTGGTGCGCTCGCTGGAAAAGGAGATGGAACGCTTTGACGCCGCGCTGATTGGCAAGGAGCGCTGGCTGGTCTGCACCCGCGCCGACACGGCGACGCCCGCCGAGGGCGACGAACGCTGCCGGCAACTGGTCGCCGAACTCAACTGGCGGCGGCCATGGTTCAAGATATCGGCGGTGTCGGGCGAGGGCCTCGGCGAATTGACGCGCGCCATCACGCGTCGCCTGCGCGCCGGCATTGCGGAGGCGCCGGCGACGGCGGCGGCGGTCGCATGA
- the folB gene encoding dihydroneopterin aldolase: MTAADTILLTGLEVRATVGIFDWEQQIEQTLRIDLEMAADAEAAAASDRIEDTLDYKAVAKHTQEFIAASRCALVETLAHRLAEELMREFGIRWLRLTLRKPGAVRGSRSVGVAIERGKRR, translated from the coding sequence ATGACGGCGGCGGACACCATCCTGCTGACCGGCCTTGAAGTGCGCGCCACCGTCGGCATTTTCGACTGGGAGCAGCAGATTGAGCAGACGCTTCGCATAGACCTTGAGATGGCCGCCGACGCCGAAGCCGCCGCCGCGTCCGACCGCATCGAGGACACGCTCGACTACAAGGCGGTGGCGAAGCACACGCAGGAATTCATCGCCGCAAGCCGCTGCGCGCTGGTCGAGACGCTGGCGCACCGACTCGCCGAAGAACTGATGCGCGAATTCGGCATCCGCTGGCTGCGGCTGACGCTGCGCAAGCCGGGCGCGGTGCGCGGTTCGCGCAGCGTCGGCGTCGCCATCGAGCGCGGGAAACGCCGATGA
- the folK gene encoding 2-amino-4-hydroxy-6-hydroxymethyldihydropteridine diphosphokinase, protein MNRVFLSIGSNIDKEKNIASCVAALRRVFSPLTLSSVYQSAAFGFNGGDFYNLAASFETAMPPLAIEKILRRIEKEHGRVRGANRFESRQLDLDQILHGDLVIEDGGLQLPRAEIAEHAFVLGPLAEIGGGVVHPVLKKTCAELWERFDKTRHRLTRVPMALPPDG, encoded by the coding sequence ATGAACCGCGTGTTTCTGAGCATCGGCAGCAACATAGACAAGGAGAAGAACATCGCCTCGTGCGTCGCCGCGCTGCGCCGGGTGTTCAGCCCGCTGACGCTGTCGTCGGTCTATCAGTCGGCGGCGTTCGGCTTCAACGGCGGCGACTTCTACAACCTGGCGGCGTCGTTCGAGACCGCGATGCCGCCGCTGGCGATCGAGAAAATCCTGCGCCGAATTGAAAAAGAGCATGGCCGCGTGCGCGGCGCCAACCGTTTTGAGTCGCGCCAACTCGACCTCGACCAGATTCTGCACGGCGACCTCGTCATCGAGGACGGCGGCCTGCAACTGCCGCGCGCCGAAATCGCCGAACACGCCTTCGTGCTGGGGCCGCTGGCCGAAATCGGCGGCGGCGTCGTCCACCCGGTGCTGAAAAAAACCTGCGCCGAACTGTGGGAGCGCTTTGACAAGACGCGCCACCGGCTGACGCGCGTGCCGATGGCGCTGCCGCCGGACGGATAA
- a CDS encoding pteridine reductase — translation MTTDNHKAALITGGARRIGACIARALHGAGFNVALHCRRSQSDARALADELNAARRDSACVLAADLRDAAAVRELARAACARWRRLDALVNNASVFFETPLAAADDARMDELIGVNLKAPLLLAGELAQELARREGCIVNLTDFYASQPLKNHAAYCATQAALAMLTRSLALELAPRVRCNAVAPGAILWPEDGGAGDDDARRRAVLQRTALARTGEPADVAETVLFLVTSAAYITGETIAVDGGRAPA, via the coding sequence TTGACGACGGATAACCACAAGGCGGCGCTGATTACCGGCGGTGCGCGGCGCATCGGCGCCTGCATTGCGCGGGCTTTGCACGGCGCCGGTTTCAATGTCGCGCTGCATTGCCGCCGCTCGCAGTCCGACGCGCGCGCGCTGGCGGACGAATTGAACGCCGCGCGGCGTGATTCGGCCTGCGTGCTGGCCGCCGATTTGCGCGACGCGGCGGCGGTGCGCGAACTGGCGCGCGCGGCGTGCGCGCGCTGGCGGCGTCTTGACGCGCTCGTCAACAACGCCTCGGTGTTCTTCGAGACCCCGCTCGCGGCTGCCGACGACGCGCGCATGGACGAACTCATCGGCGTCAACCTGAAGGCGCCGCTGCTGCTGGCCGGGGAACTGGCGCAGGAACTGGCGCGCCGCGAAGGCTGCATCGTCAACCTGACCGACTTCTACGCCTCGCAGCCGCTGAAAAACCACGCCGCGTATTGCGCGACGCAGGCGGCGCTGGCGATGCTGACGCGCTCGCTCGCGCTGGAACTGGCGCCGCGGGTGCGCTGCAACGCCGTCGCGCCCGGCGCCATTCTGTGGCCCGAAGACGGCGGCGCCGGCGACGACGACGCGCGCCGCCGCGCCGTCTTGCAGCGCACCGCGCTGGCGCGCACCGGCGAACCCGCCGATGTGGCGGAAACGGTGTTGTTTCTGGTGACCTCCGCCGCTTATATCACCGGCGAGACGATTGCAGTGGACGGCGGGCGGGCGCCCGCCTGA
- a CDS encoding undecaprenyl-diphosphate phosphatase: protein MDIFQSVVLALVQGVTEFLPVSSSAHLVLVRDWLNWRGEHLAFDITVHAGTLCAVVVHCRRQLAAMLRACLPRAPRDDENLRLLAAVAVASLPVLVAGWWFEPLVRAHLRTTPVIAAATVGFALALWLADARRTGGVRGVTLAGAVWIGLAQALALVPGASRAGVVITAGLLLGLARAQAAQFSFLLAIPVILAAAALQALQLAQGVHIEAVAAAPLAAGFAVSALFALATIRLFIRFVEKIGLLPFVLYRLLLGALLFGLMLL from the coding sequence ATGGATATTTTTCAAAGCGTTGTTCTGGCCCTCGTGCAGGGCGTCACCGAATTCCTGCCGGTGTCGAGTTCGGCGCACCTGGTGCTGGTGCGCGACTGGCTGAACTGGCGCGGCGAACACCTTGCCTTCGACATCACGGTTCACGCCGGCACGCTGTGCGCGGTTGTCGTCCACTGCCGGCGGCAACTGGCGGCGATGCTGCGCGCGTGCCTGCCGCGCGCGCCGCGCGACGATGAAAACCTCCGCCTGCTGGCCGCCGTCGCCGTCGCGTCGCTGCCGGTGCTGGTTGCGGGCTGGTGGTTTGAGCCGCTGGTCAGGGCGCACCTTCGCACAACGCCGGTCATCGCCGCGGCCACCGTCGGCTTCGCGCTGGCGCTGTGGCTGGCCGACGCAAGGCGCACCGGCGGCGTGCGCGGGGTGACGCTGGCCGGCGCCGTGTGGATCGGGCTGGCGCAGGCACTGGCGCTGGTGCCGGGCGCGTCGCGCGCCGGCGTTGTCATCACCGCCGGGCTGCTGCTGGGGCTGGCGCGCGCGCAGGCCGCGCAGTTCTCGTTTCTGCTGGCGATACCGGTCATCCTCGCCGCCGCCGCGCTGCAAGCGCTGCAACTGGCGCAAGGCGTTCATATTGAGGCGGTGGCGGCGGCGCCGCTGGCGGCGGGGTTCGCGGTGTCGGCGCTGTTCGCGCTGGCGACGATACGGCTGTTCATCCGCTTTGTCGAGAAAATCGGCCTGCTGCCTTTTGTGCTGTACCGGCTGCTGCTCGGCGCGCTGCTGTTCGGCCTCATGCTGCTGTAA
- a CDS encoding multifunctional CCA tRNA nucleotidyl transferase/2'3'-cyclic phosphodiesterase/2'nucleotidase/phosphatase: MEVYRVGGSVRDELLGLPVRERDWVVVGATRDDMLARGFKPVGRHFPVFIHPESGEEYALARTERKTGHGYHGFAFDAEPGVTLEQDLSRRDLTVNAMARTADGQLVDPHGGRGDIKARTLRHVSPAFAEDPVRILRAARFAAKLHDAGFTVADATMTLMQAMVQSGEADHLVAERVWQETEKALATAHPSVFFDVMKRTGALARVLPEMEAAANDTDAMRALDEAAAARHPPEILLALLACFALPSVSQQSLQQPPPSALQQSPLVSLCERLKLPNRYRWLVSATGRFLEPLGRADALSREELLDLLEGADALRKGKRFEALLTVCALARGAAPAGAGRVRRALRALAAIDFGAALAGSDDGAGNAGDVKQRVRELKLDALKATGR, translated from the coding sequence ATGGAGGTGTACCGCGTCGGCGGCAGCGTCCGCGACGAACTGCTCGGCCTGCCTGTGCGCGAACGCGACTGGGTTGTCGTCGGCGCGACGCGCGACGACATGCTGGCGCGCGGTTTCAAGCCGGTCGGCAGGCACTTCCCGGTGTTCATTCACCCCGAAAGCGGCGAGGAATACGCGCTTGCGCGCACCGAGCGCAAGACCGGCCACGGCTACCACGGCTTTGCCTTTGACGCCGAGCCGGGCGTCACGCTGGAGCAGGACTTGTCGCGCCGCGACCTCACCGTCAACGCGATGGCGCGCACCGCCGACGGGCAACTGGTGGACCCGCACGGCGGGCGCGGCGACATCAAGGCGCGCACGCTGCGCCATGTCTCGCCGGCCTTCGCCGAGGACCCGGTTCGGATTCTGCGCGCCGCGCGTTTTGCCGCGAAACTGCACGACGCCGGTTTCACGGTCGCCGACGCGACGATGACGCTGATGCAGGCGATGGTTCAGTCGGGCGAGGCCGACCATCTCGTCGCCGAGCGCGTCTGGCAGGAAACGGAGAAGGCGCTGGCGACGGCGCACCCGTCGGTCTTTTTCGATGTGATGAAGCGCACCGGCGCGCTGGCGCGCGTGCTGCCGGAAATGGAAGCGGCGGCGAACGACACGGACGCGATGCGCGCGCTTGACGAGGCCGCCGCCGCGCGCCACCCGCCGGAGATACTGCTGGCGCTGCTGGCGTGTTTTGCGTTGCCGTCGGTGTCGCAGCAGTCGTTGCAACAGCCGCCGCCATCGGCATTGCAGCAATCGCCGCTGGTGTCGCTGTGCGAGCGGCTTAAACTGCCGAACCGTTACCGCTGGCTGGTGTCGGCCACCGGGCGTTTTCTGGAGCCGCTTGGCCGCGCCGACGCGCTGTCGCGCGAGGAACTGCTTGACCTGCTGGAAGGCGCCGACGCATTACGCAAGGGCAAACGCTTTGAGGCGCTGCTGACGGTTTGCGCGCTGGCGCGCGGCGCGGCGCCCGCCGGCGCCGGGCGTGTCCGGCGTGCGCTGCGCGCGCTTGCGGCGATTGATTTCGGCGCCGCGCTCGCCGGCAGCGACGACGGCGCGGGCAATGCCGGCGATGTCAAACAGCGCGTGCGCGAACTGAAACTCGACGCGCTCAAGGCGACAGGAAGATGA
- a CDS encoding complex I NDUFA9 subunit family protein, with the protein MRAAVIGGGGFVGTALTAELRRRGVDVRVVSRRAGAADGGVEWRVCASARQLPQAVAGCDCVVNLAGILNKRHFHADDFRRVHVRLVEDIVAACRAAGVARLLHVSALNASRNAPSEYLRSKGEGEDCAHAADGIRTTSFRPSVIFGRGDSFLNRFAALLKWAPGVFPLACADTMFAPVFVGDVARAMADSLDDDGAGGERMPLCGPHDRSLREIVEYTAHLSGRRINVVGLPDTLSLMQARVFECLPGKPFSVDNYLSLQVDSVCDDGRRCAVSMEEVAPDYIGAAR; encoded by the coding sequence ATGCGCGCGGCGGTCATCGGCGGCGGCGGTTTTGTCGGCACGGCGCTGACCGCCGAACTGCGCCGCCGCGGCGTGGATGTGCGCGTCGTCAGCCGCCGCGCCGGCGCCGCCGACGGCGGCGTTGAATGGCGCGTCTGCGCGTCGGCGCGGCAACTGCCGCAGGCCGTCGCCGGTTGCGACTGCGTTGTCAACCTGGCCGGGATACTGAACAAGCGCCATTTTCACGCCGACGATTTCCGCCGCGTTCATGTCCGTTTGGTGGAGGACATCGTGGCCGCCTGCCGCGCCGCCGGCGTTGCGCGCCTGCTGCATGTCAGCGCGCTGAACGCATCGCGCAACGCGCCGAGCGAATACCTTCGCAGCAAGGGCGAGGGCGAGGATTGCGCGCACGCCGCCGACGGCATCCGCACGACCAGTTTTCGCCCGTCGGTGATTTTCGGGCGCGGCGACTCGTTCCTGAACCGCTTCGCGGCGCTGCTGAAATGGGCGCCCGGCGTGTTTCCGCTGGCCTGCGCCGACACGATGTTTGCGCCGGTTTTTGTCGGCGATGTCGCGCGGGCGATGGCCGACAGCCTGGATGACGACGGCGCCGGCGGCGAGCGCATGCCGCTGTGCGGCCCGCACGACCGGTCGCTGCGCGAGATTGTCGAATACACCGCGCACCTGAGCGGCAGGCGCATCAATGTCGTCGGCCTGCCCGACACATTGTCGCTGATGCAGGCGCGCGTGTTTGAATGCCTGCCGGGCAAGCCGTTCAGCGTGGACAACTACCTGTCGCTGCAAGTGGACAGCGTTTGCGACGACGGGCGGCGCTGCGCCGTCTCAATGGAGGAAGTGGCGCCGGACTACATCGGCGCGGCGCGCTGA
- a CDS encoding tetratricopeptide repeat protein, with product MFRLIKNRRWPPALGCWLALTTAAANVTEDPLYRRALAQFSAGDLEGSHRLFKQLEEDHPDNPGILNNLGIIAARLGQFDLAARLLEKAIATDPAIATSHRNLRALYAHRASQAYKRALSLDSVEVAAPQYEAVGAAAAMTAASATTGALSDVVLSATELEKPLIEEPEETPAPPARDTSDGDALIAASIERWARAWAGKDLDGYFASYAPDYRPRAGADHESWRRQRRERILGPRRISVEISNLAIRDNDGDSAQVVFQQAYRSNLLASTVIKRMSLQNTGDGWKITRERVIRRQ from the coding sequence ATGTTTCGCTTGATCAAAAACCGCCGGTGGCCGCCGGCGCTGGGCTGCTGGCTGGCGCTGACCACCGCCGCCGCCAATGTAACCGAGGACCCGCTGTACCGGCGGGCGCTGGCGCAGTTCAGCGCCGGCGACCTGGAAGGCTCGCACCGCCTGTTCAAGCAACTGGAGGAGGACCACCCCGACAACCCCGGCATCCTCAACAACCTCGGCATCATCGCCGCCCGCCTCGGCCAGTTTGACCTGGCGGCGCGGTTGCTGGAAAAGGCCATCGCCACCGACCCGGCCATCGCCACAAGCCACAGAAACCTGCGCGCGCTCTACGCGCACCGGGCGTCGCAGGCGTACAAGCGCGCGCTGTCGCTCGACTCGGTTGAAGTCGCCGCGCCGCAGTACGAGGCGGTCGGCGCCGCCGCCGCGATGACGGCGGCCTCAGCAACAACCGGCGCGCTGTCCGATGTCGTGCTGTCGGCGACGGAACTGGAAAAGCCGCTGATTGAGGAACCGGAAGAAACGCCGGCGCCGCCTGCGCGCGACACCAGCGACGGCGACGCGCTGATTGCCGCGAGCATCGAGCGCTGGGCGCGGGCCTGGGCCGGCAAGGACCTTGACGGCTATTTCGCCAGTTACGCGCCCGATTACCGGCCACGCGCCGGCGCCGACCACGAGAGTTGGCGGCGCCAGCGCCGCGAGCGCATCCTCGGGCCGCGCCGCATCAGCGTTGAAATCTCCAACCTCGCCATCCGCGACAACGACGGCGATTCGGCCCAGGTCGTCTTCCAGCAGGCCTACCGCTCCAACCTGCTGGCCAGCACCGTCATCAAGCGCATGTCGCTGCAAAACACCGGCGACGGCTGGAAGATTACGCGCGAACGGGTCATCCGGCGGCAATGA
- a CDS encoding L,D-transpeptidase family protein: MTAMNTSANTSITAAAVAVSIWLTTAGAAPNGVPNSVPNNGAVAREQAEVELNRAIESLVSGRGQEALETLSGLLERHPNFRIAAMAYADLLAAQAQQQALLPLGDGAKRRLADLLNEAKARVRHRPADGEHLPANIVRLSDRHRHALLFDAARSRLYLFENHRDAPLLVADYYASYGKGGMDKNSEGDNRTPTGVYRITHRLNDDGLAELYGAGAWPLDYPNAWDRIHRRSGHGIWLHGVPRITYSRPPQASRGCIVASNEVIGELRRMKLGGAPVILASDVAWLEREHWQRRRDGLLGAIRQWQDDWQSLDVEKYLAHYSGDYRDGKQDYRQMTARTRRNARAKTFIKVGVGEIDLLMYSQTPELFVARFNQDYRSNNYNIAYRKQQFWKKENGAWKIVFEGRV, from the coding sequence ATGACGGCGATGAACACAAGCGCGAACACAAGCATCACAGCGGCGGCGGTCGCCGTCTCCATCTGGCTGACGACGGCGGGCGCGGCGCCGAACGGCGTGCCGAACAGCGTGCCAAACAATGGCGCGGTCGCAAGAGAGCAGGCCGAAGTGGAACTGAACCGCGCGATTGAATCGCTCGTCTCGGGCCGCGGGCAGGAGGCGCTGGAAACGCTGTCCGGCTTGCTTGAACGGCACCCGAACTTCCGGATTGCGGCGATGGCCTACGCCGATTTGCTGGCGGCGCAGGCGCAGCAGCAGGCGCTGCTGCCGCTCGGCGACGGCGCCAAACGCCGCCTCGCCGACCTGCTCAACGAGGCGAAGGCGCGCGTGCGCCACCGCCCCGCCGACGGCGAACACCTGCCCGCCAACATCGTCCGTCTGTCCGACCGCCACCGCCACGCACTGCTGTTCGACGCCGCGCGTTCGCGCCTGTATTTGTTTGAAAACCACCGCGACGCGCCGCTGCTGGTCGCCGATTACTACGCCTCCTACGGCAAGGGCGGCATGGACAAGAACAGCGAAGGCGACAACCGCACGCCGACCGGCGTCTATCGCATCACCCATCGCCTTAACGACGACGGCCTCGCCGAACTCTACGGCGCCGGCGCCTGGCCGCTCGACTACCCGAACGCATGGGACCGCATCCACCGCCGCAGCGGCCACGGCATCTGGCTGCACGGCGTGCCGCGCATCACCTACAGCCGCCCGCCGCAGGCGAGCCGCGGCTGCATCGTCGCCAGCAACGAGGTCATCGGCGAACTCAGGCGAATGAAACTCGGCGGCGCGCCGGTGATACTGGCGAGCGATGTCGCGTGGCTTGAACGCGAACACTGGCAGCGCAGGCGCGACGGCCTGCTCGGCGCCATCCGGCAGTGGCAGGACGACTGGCAAAGCCTTGATGTCGAGAAATACCTCGCGCACTACTCCGGCGACTACCGCGACGGCAAGCAGGATTACCGGCAGATGACGGCGCGCACGCGGCGCAACGCGCGCGCCAAGACCTTCATTAAAGTCGGCGTCGGCGAGATTGACTTGCTGATGTATTCGCAGACGCCGGAATTGTTCGTCGCGCGCTTCAACCAGGACTACCGCAGCAACAACTACAACATCGCCTACCGCAAGCAGCAGTTCTGGAAGAAGGAAAACGGCGCCTGGAAGATCGTCTTCGAGGGCCGCGTTTAG
- a CDS encoding M14 family zinc carboxypeptidase, producing the protein MATPPPAAAAAPQAGAAEVCRLIGGKLSSVSVAECLDRGLVESGVRTSGGLPLLYKEYPPLGARKPNARVLLIGGTHGDEYASFSVVFKWMAILDRHHSGLFHWRIAPAVNPDGLLESPAVRPNGGGADLNRNLASRDWDEKALHYWRNHTGGDRRRYPGPRAESESETRWLAREIRSFRPDVIVSVHAPYGVVDYDGPADIAPPAGLGPLPFLDLPTFPGSLGRYAGEDLGIPVLTIELASSRRMPDDADLRTIWVDLVRWLRLHIRARG; encoded by the coding sequence ATGGCCACGCCGCCGCCCGCCGCCGCCGCCGCGCCGCAGGCCGGCGCCGCCGAGGTCTGCCGCCTGATTGGCGGCAAACTGTCGTCGGTGTCGGTGGCCGAGTGCCTCGACCGCGGCCTCGTTGAAAGCGGCGTGCGCACGAGCGGCGGTTTGCCGCTGCTCTACAAGGAGTACCCGCCGCTCGGCGCGCGCAAGCCCAACGCGCGCGTGCTGCTGATTGGCGGCACGCACGGCGACGAATATGCGTCGTTCAGCGTCGTCTTCAAATGGATGGCCATTCTCGACCGCCACCATTCCGGCCTGTTTCACTGGCGCATCGCGCCGGCGGTCAATCCCGACGGCCTGCTGGAGAGTCCGGCGGTGCGCCCGAACGGCGGCGGCGCCGACCTGAACCGCAACCTGGCGAGCAGGGACTGGGATGAAAAGGCGCTGCATTACTGGCGCAACCACACCGGCGGCGACCGCCGCCGCTACCCCGGCCCGCGCGCCGAAAGCGAGAGCGAGACGCGCTGGCTGGCGCGCGAAATCCGCTCTTTCCGGCCCGATGTCATCGTCTCGGTGCACGCGCCCTACGGCGTTGTGGACTACGACGGCCCGGCGGACATCGCGCCGCCCGCGGGCCTCGGGCCGCTGCCGTTTCTTGATTTGCCGACCTTTCCGGGGTCGCTTGGGCGCTACGCCGGCGAAGACCTCGGCATTCCGGTGCTGACGATTGAACTGGCGTCGTCGCGGCGGATGCCGGACGACGCCGACTTGCGAACCATCTGGGTGGATTTGGTGCGCTGGCTGCGGCTTCATATCCGCGCGCGCGGCTGA
- the trxA gene encoding thioredoxin: MATNEHIASTSDADFQREVLESEIPVLVDFWAEWCGPCKTISPLLEEIAPEYEGRLKIVKLDVDANPDTPPRYGIRGIPTLLLFKNGNVENTRVGTVTRSQLTAFIDQTL, translated from the coding sequence ATGGCAACAAACGAGCACATTGCCAGCACCAGCGACGCCGATTTTCAGCGCGAGGTGCTGGAGTCCGAGATTCCGGTGCTGGTGGATTTCTGGGCCGAGTGGTGCGGGCCGTGCAAGACCATCAGCCCGCTGCTTGAGGAAATCGCGCCCGAATACGAGGGCCGCCTGAAAATCGTCAAACTGGATGTGGACGCCAACCCCGACACGCCGCCGCGCTACGGCATCCGCGGCATTCCGACGCTGCTGCTGTTCAAGAACGGCAATGTCGAGAACACCCGCGTCGGCACCGTCACGCGCTCGCAGTTGACGGCCTTCATTGACCAGACACTCTGA